A part of Blastopirellula retiformator genomic DNA contains:
- a CDS encoding YqjF family protein, which translates to MTWSELLFAHWPVDAQQLASLIPHGLTLDTYQGKAWIGVVPFYMSDVAPRCSPAWGRLSRFPELNVRTYVTLDDKPGVWFFSLDAASRLAVRAARATFHLPYMDATMSLSPRDDGQVHYRSRRTHLGEPSADFDASYQAIGEPLRAKPGTLEHWLTARYCLYCSDRRGGIYRGEIDHEPWLLSPAAWTRRINTMCQPLGLDLIGDPHLLCAQPISVRAWMATRCD; encoded by the coding sequence ATGACCTGGTCGGAGCTATTGTTCGCGCATTGGCCAGTTGATGCACAGCAATTGGCCTCTTTGATTCCCCACGGACTGACGCTCGACACCTACCAAGGGAAGGCATGGATCGGCGTCGTTCCGTTCTATATGTCGGACGTCGCGCCTCGATGCTCGCCTGCGTGGGGACGGTTGAGTCGCTTTCCGGAGCTGAACGTGCGAACCTATGTAACGCTCGACGACAAACCAGGCGTCTGGTTCTTTTCGCTCGACGCCGCCAGTCGCTTGGCCGTCCGCGCCGCCCGGGCGACGTTTCATCTTCCCTACATGGACGCCACCATGTCGCTTTCCCCACGCGACGACGGCCAGGTCCATTACCGCAGCCGCCGGACGCACCTGGGCGAACCGTCGGCCGACTTTGACGCCAGCTACCAAGCAATCGGCGAGCCGCTACGCGCGAAGCCAGGCACGCTCGAGCATTGGTTGACCGCCCGCTATTGTCTTTATTGCAGCGACCGCCGAGGCGGCATCTATCGGGGCGAAATTGACCACGAACCATGGCTATTGTCGCCGGCCGCCTGGACGCGTCGGATCAATACGATGTGCCAGCCGCTGGGGCTCGACCTAATCGGCGACCCGCATTTGCTATGTGCACAGCCGATCTCCGTAAGAGCTTGGATGGCGACGCGTTGCGACTAA
- a CDS encoding HAD-IC family P-type ATPase, whose amino-acid sequence MSRPETEFWHHFDSKEITSRLETSVEEGLPLLEIPRRRNRFGSNSLTQAKAETKLQIFIRQFQQPLVYILLAATALTIVLHEWADAAVIFAVVLVNSIIGFVQEAKALQAINALSKALSSEATVIRGGQTATIPAVELVPGDCVKLQSGDRVPSDIRLLKIRDLQIDESALTGESVPVEKSVAELPEPTPLAERLNIAYSSTLVTYGTGIGIVVATGDHTEIGHINKLIASADVLETPLVRRINELSHMLLKVILLLAGMVAAAILLRGAPAVEVLLAAVALAVGAIPEGLPAVVTATLALGVSRLASRRAIVRKLPAVETLGSTSVICSDKTGTLTQNQMTVRQVTTGDTQFHVDGAGYEPAGTISCADRPDEAPSQDSRLSELLRAGALCNDTRLSAGDDGGWKVEGDPTEAALLVSAAKLGLIRDAVEAEFPRVDTIPFESQYQYMATLHQSPRAESVVYVKGSVERLLPMCRQWSGGGSLVAANVHAQVEAMASQGLRVLAFAKKIVSPEQTSLEHADLSDGLELLGLQGMIDPPRPEAIQAVAACQGAGIRVKMITGDHVGTATAIAAQLGLQGRFDEGGEELFGITGVQLENLTDRELIESVEEIAVFARVSPAQKLRLVEALQACGNIVAMTGDGVNDAPALRQANIGVAMGITGTEVTKEAADMILTDDNFASIEAAVEEGRGIYDNLTKFIAWTLPTNLGEAGIILVAAFLGLQLPITPLQILWINMSTAILLGATLAFEPKEPGIMSRTPRDPNEAILSLELIIRTLWAGGLLVFATYAVFAFKKSLGVDLDSARTASVNVIVIGQAAYLLTCRSVRVSLFKIGFFTNPLVLIGIAAMIGLQLLLTYLPLLNQIFGTAPTSWRPWALAVAAGLLLFTLAELDKLRTNRKPS is encoded by the coding sequence ATGAGCCGTCCAGAGACCGAATTTTGGCATCATTTCGATTCCAAAGAAATTACCTCTCGACTGGAAACCAGCGTTGAAGAGGGTCTCCCTCTACTGGAGATTCCGCGGCGGCGAAACCGATTTGGTTCGAACTCGCTGACCCAGGCGAAGGCCGAAACAAAACTGCAAATCTTCATCCGCCAGTTTCAACAGCCGCTCGTCTATATCCTTTTGGCGGCGACGGCGCTGACGATCGTGTTGCACGAATGGGCCGATGCGGCGGTAATTTTTGCGGTGGTGCTGGTCAACTCGATCATCGGTTTCGTGCAAGAGGCGAAGGCGCTGCAAGCGATTAATGCGTTGAGCAAGGCGCTCAGCAGCGAAGCGACGGTGATCCGCGGCGGCCAAACCGCCACCATTCCAGCCGTCGAACTCGTCCCCGGCGACTGCGTCAAACTGCAGTCGGGCGATCGCGTTCCGAGCGACATTCGTTTACTCAAAATCCGCGACCTGCAAATCGACGAGTCAGCTCTTACCGGCGAATCGGTACCGGTGGAGAAGTCGGTCGCCGAATTGCCTGAGCCGACCCCGCTGGCCGAGCGTCTCAACATCGCCTATTCGTCGACCTTGGTGACGTACGGAACCGGTATCGGTATCGTCGTCGCGACCGGCGATCACACCGAGATCGGGCACATCAACAAACTGATCGCGTCGGCCGATGTCCTGGAAACGCCGTTGGTGCGCCGGATCAATGAACTGAGCCATATGCTGCTGAAGGTCATTCTGCTGCTTGCCGGTATGGTCGCGGCGGCGATCTTGCTGCGCGGCGCACCAGCGGTCGAAGTCTTATTAGCTGCGGTCGCATTGGCGGTCGGCGCGATTCCGGAAGGGTTGCCGGCGGTCGTCACGGCGACGCTGGCGTTGGGAGTTTCGCGACTCGCCAGCCGCCGAGCGATTGTACGCAAGTTGCCGGCGGTCGAAACGCTCGGCAGCACATCGGTCATCTGCTCCGACAAGACCGGCACGCTGACGCAAAACCAGATGACCGTTCGACAGGTCACCACGGGGGACACTCAGTTCCATGTCGATGGCGCGGGATACGAGCCGGCCGGTACGATCTCGTGCGCGGATCGCCCAGATGAGGCCCCATCCCAAGATTCCCGTCTATCGGAACTGCTGCGAGCCGGCGCCCTTTGCAACGACACCCGACTATCGGCCGGCGACGATGGCGGCTGGAAGGTGGAGGGGGATCCGACCGAGGCGGCGCTGCTGGTATCGGCCGCCAAGCTCGGTCTAATACGTGATGCCGTCGAAGCGGAGTTCCCCCGCGTCGATACGATTCCTTTCGAGTCGCAATACCAGTACATGGCGACTCTGCACCAGTCGCCCCGCGCCGAATCGGTGGTGTACGTCAAAGGTTCGGTCGAGCGACTTCTGCCGATGTGTCGGCAATGGTCAGGCGGCGGTTCTCTTGTCGCAGCCAACGTCCATGCCCAGGTCGAAGCGATGGCGTCGCAAGGGTTGCGAGTGCTCGCGTTCGCCAAAAAGATCGTCTCTCCGGAACAGACCTCGCTAGAACATGCCGATCTTAGCGACGGGCTCGAATTGTTGGGATTGCAGGGCATGATCGACCCGCCCCGTCCCGAGGCGATCCAAGCGGTCGCAGCGTGCCAAGGCGCCGGTATCCGCGTAAAAATGATCACCGGCGACCATGTCGGCACCGCGACTGCAATCGCCGCCCAGCTTGGTCTGCAGGGGCGATTTGATGAAGGGGGCGAAGAGTTATTCGGCATCACCGGCGTCCAACTGGAAAACTTGACCGACCGCGAGCTGATCGAGTCGGTTGAAGAGATCGCCGTGTTCGCCCGGGTCTCTCCGGCCCAAAAACTGCGACTTGTCGAGGCATTACAAGCTTGCGGCAATATCGTGGCGATGACTGGCGACGGGGTCAACGACGCGCCGGCGCTTCGCCAGGCGAACATCGGCGTCGCCATGGGAATCACCGGGACTGAAGTGACCAAGGAAGCGGCCGACATGATTTTGACCGACGACAATTTCGCGTCGATCGAGGCCGCCGTCGAAGAAGGACGGGGAATTTACGACAACCTCACCAAGTTCATCGCTTGGACGCTGCCGACCAACTTGGGTGAAGCAGGCATCATCTTGGTCGCCGCCTTTCTTGGATTGCAGCTTCCTATTACCCCGTTACAGATTTTGTGGATCAACATGTCGACGGCAATTCTGCTGGGCGCTACGCTCGCATTCGAGCCGAAAGAGCCCGGCATCATGTCTCGGACTCCGCGCGATCCGAACGAAGCGATCCTTTCGCTAGAGTTGATCATCCGCACACTCTGGGCCGGCGGCCTGTTGGTCTTCGCCACTTATGCGGTATTTGCGTTCAAAAAATCGCTTGGCGTCGACCTGGACTCGGCTCGCACGGCGTCGGTCAACGTCATCGTGATCGGGCAGGCCGCCTATTTGTTGACCTGCCGATCGGTGCGAGTCTCGTTATTCAAAATCGGCTTCTTTACCAACCCGCTGGTCCTGATCGGCATCGCGGCGATGATCGGACTGCAGTTGCTGTTAACATATCTCCCCCTTTTGAATCAGATATTCGGGACCGCCCCGACCAGTTGGCGTCCCTGGGCGTTGGCGGTCGCGGCCGGCTTGCTGTTGTTTACGCTGGCCGAACTCGACAAGCTGCGGACGAATCGTAAGCCCTCGTGA